The following are encoded together in the Nomascus leucogenys isolate Asia unplaced genomic scaffold, Asia_NLE_v1 000599F_183625_qpd_obj, whole genome shotgun sequence genome:
- the LOC100589685 gene encoding LOW QUALITY PROTEIN: nuclear pore complex-interacting protein family member A1-like (The sequence of the model RefSeq protein was modified relative to this genomic sequence to represent the inferred CDS: substituted 1 base at 1 genomic stop codon), producing MFCCLGYERLSGGCKTSHSAWIXVINSLHDHFHPGTDFCGILWIVIIIVFLGISTLAIFLWKTNLCVSFLKTVLKSQNVHDRSTDVHRKAWRSNSRSQEGIKIGMEDLYTSWRYMEAKVRTEVHKVTTKVNSHYKINGQRKTPKEEKLRMKECEQAEKDRQLSEAEENGKSIMKEIDTDMKLFHAAERLRRRAEDYYRRKIAPSARKPHANWLCAQALQRKMAERKAASKQQRCEMREKQRVPQRHMRREPVQGRPGLENPFWRGQNGCSGASSFLRIALLARPHS from the exons ATGTTTTGTTGCTTAGGATATGAACGGCTGAGCGGGGGCTGTAAAACCTCGCACTCTGCTTGGATATGA GTTATCAATTCTCTGCATGACCATTTTCATCCTGGGACTGACTTTTGTGGAATTCTGTGGATAGTTATCATTATTGTGTTTCTGGGAATTTCTACACTTGCCATTTTCCTCTGGAAAACTAATCTTTGT GTGTCTTTCCTGAAGACTGTCTTAAAGTCACAAAATGTACATGACAGATCCACAGATGTACATCGGAAAGCCTGGAGGTCCAATAGCCGTAGCCAGGAAG GAATTAAAATTGGCATGGAAGACCTCTATACTTCATGGAGATATATGGAAGCCAAAGTTCGAACTGAAGTCCATAAGGTGACGACGAAGGTCAACAGTCATTACAAAATCAatggacagaggaagactcccaAGGAAGA GAAGCTAAGAATGAAAGAATGTGAGCAAGCAGAAAAGGACAGGCAGCTAtcagaggcagaggaaaatggGAAATCGATTATGAAAGAAATAGACACCGACAT GAAATTGTTTCACGCTGCGGAAAGGTTGCGGCGGCGGGCAGAGGACTACTACAGACGCAAA ATCGCCCCTTCTGCAAGAAAGCCTCATGCCAACTGg CTCTGTGCTCAAGCCTTGCAGAGGAAGATGGCAGAGAGGAAGGCTGCCTCCAAGCAGCAAAG gtgtgaaatgagggaaaaacaGAGAGTGCCACAGAGACACATGCGTCGGGAGCCAGTCCAGGGACGACCGGGCCTAGAGAACCCTTTCTGGAGGG GTCAGAATGGCTGCAGTGGAGCATCATCATTCCTCAGGATTGCCCTACTGGCCCGACCTCACAGCTGA